CTTCGGAGATATACTCGAGAATGAATTCGTCGCTTAACTCTTCGATGGCCTGGCTGCGGTCGACAAACAGATTTTTCCAGTGATTATTCACTCCGACTTCAGAAAAGTCGTACTGCCCCTGAAGATAGCCGTCATCCATGTCATTCGGTCGGGAGCGGTCAGGATAAGTCTGATGGCAGGTAAAACACGGATTAAACTTCCCTTCGGTTCGCGTATAGCACTGCGGCGGAATCGGCCCCTCAAGGTTGTAAAATTCGCCTCGATCGGCCCAGAGCAAACTGGAACTGATCATCGATGTATCGACTTTGCTCTCGGATATTGATTGGTCCGGCGAATCTGAACCCGTCTTCTCGGAAGCGCCATCCTGATTACAACCGGCAAGAAGCGATGCAAAAAGCAGAGAAAACAATTTAAGTTTCATAATAAATACCAACCCATATCGGAAAACAAAGAAAAAGAAAAGCAAGGCGGGGAACTCCCCGCCTTGCCGGCGTTCAAGAACGTAACGCTTGAACTTATTTATAGACCGTCACATTGGCAACAGACCAAGATGCCGCATCACCGCCACCGGTTCCGGTAGAAGTATATTTGACTGCAACAGTGATCTTTTTACCGTCAAATGCCGAAAGATCGATGTTGCCGGAATTGGTCCAGTCCGAACCGGAAGCAAGCGTTGCGTTTGCTGTCACATCGGTCCAGGTTGCTGTTGAAACATTGTTGGTATAGTCCTCGGAAACCATGATGTTCAAAGCCGGACCGGTATACTCAACTTTCGTATCCAGATTCAGCTTGGCACCGGTTACCGCAGAAAGGTCGACTTCTTTCGAAACCAGCCAGTCTTCAGACGCTTTATCAGCACCGTAACCATTCATGTTGGCAGAATATCCGTAGGTATCGTCACCGGAGAATAACCAGTCTTTGTTACTCTCGACGCTCACGGCAGAAAAAGTGGAGTCGCTGAATTCAAGGTACTTCGTACCGTTGATTTCAAACCCCGACCCGATTTTGATCACCGGCTCGTATACGCTACCCGTTGACTTGATAACGAATTTTCCACCTTTCGGATCCCACAACCACATCATGTTGTTTTCGTGTTTGGAAGTATCTTCACCCACGATGACACGACCGTCGGCAAGGACAACCAGGTTATCCGGGTTGGAAACCGAATCCACATGACACTTGTTCGCACCGGCCGAAGCGTTGTATGGTCCACCGATGATAGCCGGTTCCATACGATCAATATTGTAGTCCGCAGCAAGTTTCATCTGATAAACCACACCGCAACGATTCGCTTCCAACTGGATATCACCGGAACCATCCGACATACCGCCGGAAACATCCGACATCGCCATATAAGCGAATGCATCTTTGCCTTCCGCCATTAGTGACTTCACGCGATCATAATGAATGTTGACCCCTTCCATTTTATTGAATTCGGCAGATGCACCTTTGGCCGCTGCGAATTTACGGGTCTCGACAAATGCAATCCAGTCATTGCTGGCATCCGAATCAGTCGCAGCAGCAGCAACCTGTTCGTCGGTAACGTAACGATCCGCATCTGCAGCCGTTTTACCGTCAAAGGTCGCGATTTTCGCTTCAATATCGGCTTCAGTACCGTGCGCAAGCTCGATCCATTCAACACCAAAACCGGCTTCAGACGAGCTTGAAGCTGCATCCTGAGTAACTTTAGCCGCGTAAAGCGTACCGGCAGACAGATCACCTTCGCTATCCGCTACAAACTTGAAGAAAACCGTGTTTCCACCATCGTCAGAAAGGTAAACCGTTTTGTTATCCGGCATTACAACCGAGTTTTCGTGCGAGAAACGACCAAGTGCAAAGCGCTTGACCGGCGTTGGAGTCGCTGTCGGGTTGGTGATTTCTACGATATAACCGTAACGGTAAGGATTTGGAGATTCTGTCGCGCCAAGGTAAGCATCCAGATCTTCAATCTGGCTGTTTCCGTGCCAGTCTTTTGTATTGTCAAAGTACAACTCTTCGGAAGTCAGCGGATTCCCCCAAGGGCTCAAAGTTCCGAAACAGTTTACCCAAGTCCCTTTTACCGAGCTGAAATCCACCATCATTTCATTCGATGCAGTCCAGGCACCGTTTTCATATTTCAATTCAATGCGGCTCATTCCACCAGGACGGTTTTCCCAGTTGGTAAACAAGAAACCTTCGCTGTCATCACCGGCATTTTTCGGAACAAAAGCATTGAAGTCAGGATCGTTGGAAATGAACAATTCCGTTCCGTCAATCGCCTTGATCGAACCAACACCCTTGACGCCTTCTTCTCCGACTTTAGCGATTTGCCCGTAAGCAACCTGAGTCGATTCTTTTTCATCTGAGGTTGCCGGAAGTGCCAGAGGCTGAACCACACCGACATTTGCCATATCGCCGCGAGAAACAAATACTTTTGCATTCTGGTTTGCCGGGTGCTGAATATTGAAGAAGAAGTTATTATCGGTTACGAACATACCAGTGAATTCGGCACCAAGCGGAGCCGTAGCATAACGGATCAGTTGCGCGCTGGCGCCGTCTTGACCATCAACACCGTCCTGACCGTCTTTTCCATCTGTACCGTTACAGACGTGATCTTCGGTATCGCGTTCATCTTCGTCCAGAACACCGTTACCGTTTTCATCGATACCGGAATAGATTGTCACCCCACCGTTCGGACAGGTAGCGTTTGAAGAAAAGGCAACTTTGGAAGTAATCGTGCCCGCTTGAGCAGTTGAGCCCGCATCATCGCTTGAATCGTTACAAGCGGTCAACGAAGCCGCGACCAGAGCAGCGCCCATTGCTGCGTATAATGCTTTTAATTTCATGTCTTTGTCCCTGTTGGCAATATAAAGTAAAAACTTCAGGGGAATGGTAGGCCGAGCGCGTTTCACAAACATGACAACGGCATGAAAAATTAGTGACGCAAAATAAAAAAAGCCGAGCCCCGGTTTCCCGGGATTCGGCTGGTAAAATTCGCCTGAAACCGCCGCCTGAAAATTTAGAAAATCGGCTTTTCAGACGGTCAATTCACTTAATCTTTACGTTTTTTTGAAGAAAGCAGATAGAGTGTCGACAACAGCAACATCAAAACCAGAACCGGATCGATCCCCGACGAACGACCGGAGACCAAAGTGCATCCGCCCCCGGAAGACGATGCCGCTTCTTCAGCCGGAGTTTG
The nucleotide sequence above comes from Thiomicrorhabdus sp.. Encoded proteins:
- a CDS encoding alkaline phosphatase PhoX, with translation MKLKALYAAMGAALVAASLTACNDSSDDAGSTAQAGTITSKVAFSSNATCPNGGVTIYSGIDENGNGVLDEDERDTEDHVCNGTDGKDGQDGVDGQDGASAQLIRYATAPLGAEFTGMFVTDNNFFFNIQHPANQNAKVFVSRGDMANVGVVQPLALPATSDEKESTQVAYGQIAKVGEEGVKGVGSIKAIDGTELFISNDPDFNAFVPKNAGDDSEGFLFTNWENRPGGMSRIELKYENGAWTASNEMMVDFSSVKGTWVNCFGTLSPWGNPLTSEELYFDNTKDWHGNSQIEDLDAYLGATESPNPYRYGYIVEITNPTATPTPVKRFALGRFSHENSVVMPDNKTVYLSDDGGNTVFFKFVADSEGDLSAGTLYAAKVTQDAASSSSEAGFGVEWIELAHGTEADIEAKIATFDGKTAADADRYVTDEQVAAAATDSDASNDWIAFVETRKFAAAKGASAEFNKMEGVNIHYDRVKSLMAEGKDAFAYMAMSDVSGGMSDGSGDIQLEANRCGVVYQMKLAADYNIDRMEPAIIGGPYNASAGANKCHVDSVSNPDNLVVLADGRVIVGEDTSKHENNMMWLWDPKGGKFVIKSTGSVYEPVIKIGSGFEINGTKYLEFSDSTFSAVSVESNKDWLFSGDDTYGYSANMNGYGADKASEDWLVSKEVDLSAVTGAKLNLDTKVEYTGPALNIMVSEDYTNNVSTATWTDVTANATLASGSDWTNSGNIDLSAFDGKKITVAVKYTSTGTGGGDAASWSVANVTVYK